Proteins from one Ananas comosus cultivar F153 linkage group 5, ASM154086v1, whole genome shotgun sequence genomic window:
- the LOC109710626 gene encoding putative disease resistance RPP13-like protein 1, which produces MPVLESIGVAALGWVASPLVKMLLDEGFASLGINADKKLEEMERNVLPVLKSVIEKAEDSPHRRKVEGWLQRLKDAYDGAEDALDLLNYDRLKRKAAGAARSSKRRSNPVRSFFHIPKHVKWVIPVLKGGRDILSPQKIKLKRSLNKLEKIAGEAEKLRTLLGAQPDQTAAVPDRSRETTSLPPPKVFGRDKNREEIIRLLKTEPAAGAPIPIIAIVGRPGVGKTTLAQYVFDQLKGELGDKQHFDPIMWVYASRNFSASEIMKEIILQASTASEPQDLGNLNSLQALQLKISEKINAKKFLLVIDDVWCHENDWDTLFICLSKCCLPGSKILVTSQTDDAPTKIGAANGAAVEYICRLEDLAENDFVDLFIHYALPSGKFDSHLREELKEECKTIAEKLYKDPTAAKMVGDTIAPQLARRLGSQGNLHAYLRKIADKDWSGDRTKALMWSYQHLPAHLQRCFSYCSLYPRGHTFEALELVQLWMAQGFIKPDDPNERVEDAGDGYLNELVPRFYIQHSTIVHYFFESENHGSYYTLHELLYDLAEKVTRNYCVRIEGNRQSEIPSTIRHLCIPANKLNENKEEICKLEKLRTLIVTGERINSKGDVATGISNSLKQFSLKKLRVLVLGLNLEDSELNLEDSELNLKDSELNLENLAKFISEMKHLRILQVSSTGKCVLPESVSTLYQLQVLEVKNASSLPKFLNNLVSLRYLQPSGIAEIGKLTSLQGLENFLVKRKEGYELEQLQNLNELRGRLCIDNLENVESKDSAIAANLKEKKHLDTLRLEWRKPRYGKDNVNSNLDAEILAGLQLPPNLTGLHLDGYRGQSWLSWPENQTSNIQKLALRRCQMLQELPPMDQLYPCCRSLELLHLYRLEALHTLPPILENFTIICAPFLTFVTNEDLQLSQDDKRSVREVMRNRTQEWFRHQYKDELVFREVRNYIEGRMNGRECSNIAPAADADIAAVWGRWLETHERKTELIYSRQNEAKLLLPSTITMVWLEGCNITDDAFSVCLQQNLPFLTKLFLEDLEMITRLPSADVLANLKSLQTLSLTDCWALTSLGGIGSLPCLTDLILSGCPCLDSETAFLSSSLQSIHFQSCAVVDVILANADLPRLSELWIDQCHMRTASLQFGNLRSLHSLSIWDCSGVSSLVDLQELRSLEFLFLRNCSKLQSVTNLPGSLKSFVIHGCPLLEEGSVNTDPISGVRMLGGISVDDN; this is translated from the coding sequence ATGCCAGTACTAGAATCGATCGGAGTAGCAGCGCTGGGATGGGTGGCGTCTCCCCTCGTGAAGATGCTGCTCGACGAAGGCTTCGCCAGCTTAGGCATCAACGCGGATAAGAAGCTGGAAGAGATGGAGCGAAACGTCCTCCCGGTGCTGAAATCGGTGATCGAGAAGGCGGAAGACAGCCCGCACCGGAGGAAGGTGGAGGGCTGGCTGCAGAGGCTGAAAGACGCTTACGACGGCGCGGAGGACGCGCTGGACCTCCTCAACTACGACCGCCTCAAACGCAAGGCTGCGGGGGCAGCAAGGAGCAGTAAGAGGCGAAGTAATCCGGTACGTTCTTTTTTTCACATACCAAAACATGTGAAATGGGTTATACCTGTCTTAAAAGGCGGTCGGGATATACTGTCGCCTCAAAAGATCAAGCTGAAGCGAAGCCTGAACAAGCTTGAAAAGATCGCCGGCGAAGCCGAGAAACTCCGCACTTTGTTAGGCGCCCAGCCCGACCAGACAGCTGCAGTCCCCGACAGGAGTAGAGAGACCACCTCGCTGCCTCCGCCGAAAGTGTTCGGCCGCGACAAAAATCGTGAAGAAATCATTCGGCTTTTGAAAACGGAACCTGCAGCAGGCGCACCTATACCTATAATTGCCATAGTCGGTCGCCCGGGGGTCGGGAAGACTACTCTCGCACAGTACGTTTTTGACCAGTTGAAGGGCGAATTAGGTGACAAACAACATTTTGATCCCATCATGTGGGTCTACGCATCTCGCAACTTCAGCGCATCCGAAATTATGAAAGAGATCATACTACAGGCTTCTACTGCAAGTGAGCCTCAAGATCTTGGTAACCTTAACTCGCTACAAGCGCTACAACTGAAAATAAGCGAAAAGATAAACGCGAAGAAGTTCCTGCTCGTGATAGATGATGTTTGGTGCCACGAAAATGATTGGGATACACTATTCATATGTTTAAGCAAATGTTGTCTGCCAGGGAGCAAGATTTTAGTTACGTCTCAAACGGACGATGCGCCGACAAAGATTGGTGCTGCTAATGGTGCTGCTGTAGAGTACATTTGTCGGTTGGAAGATTTAGCAGAGAATGACTTTGTGGATCTTTTCATTCACTACGCATTGCCTAGCGGGAAATTCGATTCTCACTTAAGAGAAGAATTAAAAGAGGAATGCAAGACAATCGCTGAGAAGTTGTACAAGGACCCTACGGCGGCCAAGATGGTTGGCGACACAATCGCTCCGCAGCTGGCTCGCCGCCTTGGTTCACAAGGTAATTTACATGCATATTTGAGAAAGATTGCAGACAAGGACTGGTCCGGTGACAGAACCAAAGCGCTGATGTGGAGTTATCAGCATTTGCCTGCACATCTTCAGCGTTGCTTCTCATACTGTAGCCTGTATCCTAGAGGCCACACGTTTGAAGCTTTAGAACTGGTTCAGCTCTGGATGGCGCAAGGTTTTATCAAGCCGGATGATCCGAATGAGAGGGTGGAGGATGCAGGTGACGGTTACCTAAATGAGTTGGTGCCCAGATTCTACATTCAGCATTCTACCATAGTCCACTACTTCTTTGAGTCAGAGAATCATGGCTCCTACTATACTTTGCATGAATTGCTGTATGATCTAGCAGAAAAGGTTACTCGCAATTATTGTGTTAGAATAGAAGGTAATCGTCAGAGCGAGATACCGTCAACTATTCGCCATCTGTGCATACCGGCTAACAAACTGAACGAGAATAAGGAGGAAATTTGCAAGCTAGAGAAACTCCGCACCCTAATCGTCACAGGAGAAAGGATCAACTCAAAAGGAGATGTTGCGACCGGCATCTCCAACAGCTTAAAACAATTCAGCTTAAAAAAATTGCGCGTGCTGGTTTTGGGGTTAAATCTAGAAGATTCAGAGTTAAATCTAGAAGATTCGGAGTTAAATCTAAAAGATTCGGAGTTAAATCTAGAAAATTTGGCAAagtttataagtgaaatgaagCACCTTCGCATCCTACAAGTTTCAAGTACTGGTAAGTGCGTGTTGCCGGAGTCGGTGTCCACTCTGTATCAGCTACAGGTGTTGGAAGTAAAAAACGCAAGCTCCCTTCCTAAATTCCTTAATAACTTGGTTAGCTTGAGGTATCTACAGCCTTCTGGCATAGCCGAGATCGGCAAGTTAACTTCCTTGCAAGGCCTAGAAAATTTTCTGGTGAAAAGGAAAGAAGGATATGAGCTAGAGCAGTTACAGAACTTGAATGAACTTCGAGGACGCTTGTGCATTGATAATCTCGAGAATGTTGAGAGCAAGGATAGCGCCATTGCAGCcaatttgaaagaaaagaagcatCTTGATACGCTCCGGTTGGAATGGCGCAAGCCGCGCTACGGTAAGGATAATGTAAATTCTAATTTGGATGCTGAAATTCTTGCAGGTCTCCAATTGCCTCCCAATCTTACCGGCCTTCATCTAGATGGGTATCGAGGACAGTCGTGGCTGTCTTGGCCCGAAAATCAAACATCCAACATTCAAAAACTTGCGCTGAGGAGGTGTCAAATGCTCCAAGAGCTCCCACCTATGGACCAGCTTTACCCTTGTTGCAGATCACTTGAGCTCTTGCATCTTTATAGACTTGAAGCATTACACACCCTTCCTCCGATACTCGAAAATTTCACAATAATTTGTGCGCCATTTCTGACCTTCGTAACAAATGAAGACCTGCAGTTGAGCCAAGATGACAAGAGATCCGTAAGAGAGGTCATGAGGAACAGGACGCAGGAATGGTTCCGACACCAATATAAAGATGAGTTAGTCTTCAGAGAAGTCAGGAATTACATAGAGGGGAGGATGAATGGCCGAGAGTGTAGCAACATTGCGCCTGCCGCCGATGCGGATATTGCTGCTGTGTGGGGGAGATGGTTGGAGACGCATGAGCGAAAAACGGAATTAATTTACAGCAGACAAAATGAGGCCAAATTGCTTTTGCCCTCTACCATTACTATGGTCTGGCTCGAGGGATGCAACATTACTGACGACGCATTCTCGGTATGCCTACAACAAAACCTCCCCTTCCTTACGAAGCTGTTCTTAGAAGATCTCGAAATGATAACCCGTCTACCGTCTGCGGATGTCCTCGCCAACTTAAAATCACTCCAAACTTTAAGTCTGACCGACTGCTGGGCTCTTACTTCCCTGGGTGGTATAGGATCCCTCCCTTGTCTCACAGATCTCATTCTAAGTGGATGCCCCTGCTTGGACAGTGAAACtgctttcctgtcgtcctcgtTGCAGTCTATCCATTTTCAGTCTTGTGCAGTAGTAGATGTAATCCTAGCCAATGCAGATTTGCCACGTCTATCTGAACTTTGGATTGATCAATGTCACATGCGAACAGCATCATTACAGTTTGGCAACCTCCGATCTCTCCACTCCTTGAGTATCTGGGATTGTTCTGGCGTCTCATCCTTGGTGGA